The Streptomyces sp. 11x1 genomic sequence GTTCCTGCGCAACCGTGACCACCACGGCGCCTGGGCCAACTCCCGCGCGCTCGCACTCGCCGGCGTCGACGCGACCACGGCCGACCCTGCGGACGGCCGCATCGAACGGGACCCCGACGGCGGCCCCGCGGGAACGCTGCACGAGGGCGCGGTACAGCTGGTTGCCAGGGTGGCACCGGCGCCCACCCGCCGCGCTCTGGTCGAAGGGCTGCTGCGTGGCCAGGAGCACTGTCTGGCCCAGGGGATCACCCAGTGGCAGGACGCACTGCTGCGTGTGCTGGGCTCCGGGCTCGACGCGATGGACGTCTACCTGGACGTGCTGGCCGACGGCGCGCTGAAGGCGCGGGTCAACGGCGCCCTGTGGTGGGACCGCGACCGCGGCACCGGCCAGATCACCGACCTCGTCGCCCGCCGGGAACGCGCGCGGGGCCATGACAGCCCGGGCAACGGCGTCCGGGGCCATGACGACCTCTTCCGGGCCGACGCGGTCAAGATCATGCTCGACGGGGTCACGGAGAGCTTCACAGCCTCGCTGAGCCGGCCGTACCGGGACCGCTGTGGGCATGACACCGGTAACCGCGGACTCAGCTTCATCGACCGCGACGTGCTGCGGGAGGTCGTCGCGACGGTGGACGCACACGGCTTCCAGGCGCACTTCCACGCCATCGGGGACCAGGCGGTGACGGACGCGCTGGACGCGGTCGCCCACGCCCGGCGGGTCAACGGCGACTCGGGCCTGCGCCACCACGTGGCCCATCTTCAGATCGTGCGGCCCGAGGACGTGCCGCGGTTCGCCCGGCTCGGGGCGGTCGCCAACATCCAGCCTCTCTGGGCGCGTCACGATTCCCAGATGAGGGAGCTGACCATCCCGTTCCTGGACCCCTCCCTGGCGGACCGGCAGTACCCGTTCCTGGACCTGCACCGCGCCGGCGCCGTGCTGGCGGGCGGCAGCGACTGGCCGGTCACCAGCGCCAGTCCGCTGGAAGGCATGCACGTCGCCGTCAACCGCACGGCCGAGCACGCCCCGCCCGATGCCGAGCCGTTCCTCCCACACCAGCGCCTCCCGCTGGTCGTGGCGTGGGACGCCTACACCCACGGGGTCGCCCACCTCAACGGCCGCGAACGGCAGACGGGACGGCTCGAACCCGGCCACCTGGCCGATCTGGTGCTCCTCGACCGTGACCCCTTCCTGGGCTCACGGCACGAGATCGCGGAGACGGCGGTCGTCGGCACCTGGCTCGGCGGCCGACAGGTGTACGGGCACCCCTGACGCCGACGCCCCGCCGCCGCGGGGCGCCGCGTCTCTCCGTCTCGTCATTCCGCGTCGTCATTCCGCGTCGCAGAATCAGCGGCCTTCCCGCCGGAAGGGGTGGCCGAAAAACACCTATCGTGCAGCAACCGTTCCCAGGTCAACCAAGAGGAGGAGCTTTGGCCATCGCCGAACACAGCCTGCCCCGCTCCGCCGGCCGACAGTGGACCGGAGTGCTCGTGGCGGCGGCGGGACGTCTCACCCAGATGGCACTCACGCTCCTCGTGGCGAGCTTCCTGATCTTCACCGCACTGCAACTCGCGCCGGGCGACCCGGTCGAGATCATGCTGGGTGCCAAGGCCGGCGACCCGGAGGCCGTCCAGCGCCTGAACGCACAGTTCCACTTCGACCGGCCACTGCTCGTCCAGTACGGGCACTGGCTCACCGGTCTTCTCCACGGCGACCTCGGCACCTCCTTCACCCTCCGGGAGAACGTCTCGTCGCTGATCGCCGCGCGAATCCCCACCACCGCCCTGCTGGTGGCCTACGGAGGTGTCCTGGTCCTGGTGTTCGGCTTCGTGGTGGGGCTCGTCGCGGCCCGCGCGGGCCGGGCAGCCGACACCGGGATCTCCGTCCTGCTCTCCGTGGCCCTGGCGACCCCGACCTATGTGATCGCGATCGTCCTGATCACGGTCTTCTCCCTCTACCTCAACTGGTTTCCCGTCTTCGGCAGCGGAGACGGCCTGCTCGGACGCCTGCACCACCTGACCCTGCCCGCCGTGACGCTCGCGCTGTCGAGCAGCGCCGCGATCGCCCGGGTGACACGGGCCGCCGTCAAGGAGGAGGAACGGCGGGACCACGTGACCACCGCCGTCGCGCGCGGACTCGACCCGGGCACCGTTGTGCGCCGGCACGTCGTCCGCAACGCGCTGCTGCCGATCACGACCATCGCGGGCATCGTCGCCGCCGGTCTCATCGCCGGCACGGTGATCGTCGAGAACGCCTTCGGTCTCGACGGAGTGGGATCCCTCCTGGTGCAGGCCATCACACGGAAGGACTATGCCGTCGTGCAGAGCACGAGCATCCTGGTCATCGCGGCGTTCCTCCTGGTGAACGCCCTCGTCGACGTCCTGTACGGTCTCATCGACCCGCGCACGCGTACGGGTGGCACCCGGTGAGCGCCCTCGTGCCGGCCCGGCTCCGGCTCCGGCGTGGCTCCGGGGGCGCGACGACGGTGGCGATCCGGTGTTTCGGCGCGTTCGCCGTGCTGCTGGTGCTGCTCGCCGTGTGCGCCCCGCTGATCGCCCCGCAGGATCCGAACAGCGGAGACGTCCTGTCCGTACTGCAGGCTCCGTCGTCGGAGCACTGGCTCGGCACCGACGCATCCGGCCGTGACCTGTTCTCACGCCTGGTGTCCGGCTCACGGACCGCGCTGCTCGGCCCGCTCGTGGTGGTCCTGGTCGCCACGTCAGTGGGCACGGCCCTCGGTGTCCTCGCCGCCTGGCAGCGCGGCTGGGTCGACTCCCTGGTCGGCCGACTCTTCGACCTGGTGTTCTCCTTCCCGTCGATGCTGCTGGCACTGCTGTTCGTCACGGTCATGTCCCCGGGTCTGTTCTCGGCCGCTCTCGCGGTCTCCATCTCCTTCGTCCCAGCCATCGGACGGCTGGTCCGCGCCAGCGCGCTGCGCGAGGTGAACGAGCCGTACGTGCAGGCTCTGTACACCCAGGGATTCGGACCGGTCAGGCTGTGCGTCCGGCACGTCCTGCCCAATCTGTGGCCGGTGATCGTCGCCCAGGTGACCATGTCCTTCGGCTACGCGATGGTCGAGCTGGCAGGCATCTCGTTCCTCGGTCTCGGTGTGCAGGACCCGACCGCCGACTGGGGCAAGATGATCAACACGGGACAGAGCAGCATCGTCCGTGGCTTCCCCCAGGAATCCCTGTACGCGGGGATCGCCCTGGTCCTGGCCGTCGTGTGCTTCATCGGCCTCGGTGACCTCCTGTCCGGGCGCCGGGAAGGGGGCCGACGATGACACCCCTGCTCGAAGTGGACGGCCTTCGCCTCGCCCTCGGCGGCCCCGGCCGTTTGGAACAGGAGCTTCTGCACGGCGTCTCGTTCACCGTGGGTGCCGGGGAAACGGTCGGGATCGTCGGTGAGTCGGGCTCCGGCAAGACGCTGACGATCCGGGCGGTCGCCGCACTGCACCCGCCGAGCGCGAGGATCGACGGCGACATCCGGTTCGACGGACGGTCCGTCCCCGCGATGTCCCCTCGGGAGCTGACGCGACTGCGCCGTGACCACGTCGCCATGGTGTTCCAGGACCCGCACGCGGCGATCAACCCGGTCCACCGCATCGGCGACCTGCTCACCGAGACCTACCGGAGGGACGGCCGCGGGCAACGCCGGGACGCGACCGCCCGCGCCCAGGAGCTGCTCCACCAGGTACGCATCAAGGATCCTGCGCGGGTCCTCGGCTGTTTCCCGCACGAACTCTCCGGCGGCATGCTGCAGCGGGTGATGATCGCCGCCGCCCTCATGCGCGATCCGCGCCTGCTGCTCGCGGACGAGCCCACAACCGCACTCGACGTCACCACGCAGGCCGAGGTCGTCGCCCTGATCGCCGAACTGCGGCGCGAACGCGGCACGTCGCTGGTCTTCATCACGCACGACATCGAACTCGTCGGGGCCCTCTGCGATCGAATCCTGGTGATGTACAGAGGCCGGATCGTGGAGGAGCTGACGTCGGCACAACTGCACGACGGCAAGATCTCACACCCGTACACCGAGGCGTTGCTCGCCTGCCGCCCGGACATCACGCGGCGCCGGCACCGGCTGCCGGCGGTCCCGGCCGACGCGTTCGAGGAAGGCTGGGCCGCCCAGTGATCAGCCAGGAGTCACAGCAGTCACCTGAAGCACAAGGACGTGCGGGGTCGGCCGCCGACCCGGGGGACGCGACCGCTCCCGTCGTACGGGTTCGGGATCTTCACAAGACCTTCCAGCCCCGTGGGCTGCTGAAGAGCGGAGGCCCGGTCGTGGCGGTGGACGGCGTCTCCCTCGCCCTGCCGGCCGGTTCGACGCTCGCCGTCGTCGGTGAGTCCGGCTCCGGCAAGACCACCCTGGCCAGAATGATCATGGGGATCGAGACACCGACGAGCGGGTCCGTCGAGTTCTTCGGCAAGGCGCAGCCCCGGCGGCTGCGGACCCGCGACCGGCGGGCCCACGCCCGGGTGATCCAGATGGTCTTCCAGAACCCCTACCGCTCCCTCGATCCCCGGCAGAGTGTGGGCGCCGCCGTCGACGAGGTCCTGCGCCTCCACTTCGACCTCGGCCGCCCGGACACCAGAGCCCGCACGGCCGAGCTGTTCGACCTGGTACGGCTGAGCCCCACCCTGCTCGACGCCCTGCCCCGCGAACTGTCGGGCGGCCAGCGGCAGCGCGTGTGCATCGCCCGAGCCCTCGCCACGAACCCCCGCGCGATCGTCCTGGACGAGGCCGTCGCCGCGCTCGACGTGCTCGTCCAGGCGCAGGTCCTCAACCTGCTGGCAGACGTCCAGGAGGAGACGGACGTCAGCTATCTGTTCGTGACCCACGATCTGGCGGTCGTGCGGCAGGTCGCCGACGACGTGCTGGTCATGCGATCCGGCCGCGTGGTGGAGCAGGGGCGTGCCGAGGAGGTCCTGGACCACCCGGAACACCCCTACACCCGCCTCCTGCGCGACTCCGTTCCCCGGCCGGGCTGGAAACCCGCCCGCCGCCCCACTGACGACAGCCCCGCGATGCCGGTCTGACGCCACCAGGCCCGACCGTCGACCCGCCCGCCGCCGACGCCCCGGCGTCCTCGCACGCTCCGCTGTCGTGTCCCGTACGGTTCCGGCGATGCCCGTCGCCGCGCCGGGCATCGCCTTCGCGGACGCCGAACGACCCTCTTCCTCCGGACGTATCTTCCACACCGCAGAATCGCCCCGCTCGTCGCCCGTGACCATGAACGCGGGGTGGCTGAATATGACGCCTCGGCGACCACATCCTGGCCGGCGAACCCGCCCCCCATCGCCGGTCCGACCTCCTCGAAGGGATCTTCCATGTCGCTGTCGTTCCCTCCCTCTCTCCGCGCCCGCCCACGCACACCGTCACGGCGGTGGCGGACCGTTCAGGTCACGGCTGTGACGGCCTGCCTCGCCCTCGCCACCGCCTGCGGTGGCGGGGCCGCTCCCGCCGGGAAGAAAGCGCCCGCCGTCAAGGACTGGGCCACCACCACCCCCCAGGCCACCGGCAACCTCGACAGCGTGAACTGGAACCTCATCCTCGAACCCACCACGCTGGACCCCCAGCAGGCGGACAACTACGGGGTCAACGACGTCCTCGCCAACATGTGCGAGAGCCTGCAGACGCTGAACCCCGACTTCTCGATCAGTGACGGCCTCGCGTCACTGAAGGTCGAGAACGGCGGAAAGCGGCTCGTGTACTCGATCGACGCCAAGGCCCGCTTCTGGGACGGGCAACCGGTCACGGGCGCCGACGCCGCCTTCAGCCTGAACCGTGCCTGGCACCCGTCAGCGCAGCAGGCACCCCGCTACGACCATTACTTCAAGGCCGTCACCGCCGTCAGGGCGACCGGGCCGCGCGAGGTCACCGTCGATCTGAAGCACCCCGATCTCCTCTTCCAGAAGATGATGGCGACGTTCGCCGGCTCCGTGGTCCAGGCCCGGTACTCCAAGGCCCATCCCGACTACGGGAAGCCGACGGTTCCGCCGATGTGCTCCGGGCCGTACACGTTCAGGTCCTGGAAGACGGGCTCCACACTGACGCTGGAGCGCAACGAGAAGTACTGGCGCGGCGTCACGGCCAAGACCCGTCAGGTGAAGTTCAGCTTCCTGCAGGGCGACAGCTCACAGACCCGGGCGCTCACCGGCGGCGCCATCCAGGGCATGTACCAGCCCCCGACCTCCGCCCTCAGCACGCTCGGCAGCCACGGCAAGGTGTACTACGGCAGGTCCTTGCTCTCGTTCTACCTGGTCCCCACGGCGAAGACCGGCCCGCTGCAGGACCCGCGCATCCGCAAGGCCCTGTTCCTGGCACTGAACCGGACCGCGGTCGCCCGTACCGCCTTCGGCGGCGGCGCGGTCGCCTCCCGCAGCCTGCTCCCCGCCGACGTGTACGGGCCGGTCGAAGCGACCAGGAGCGAGGGCACCGGAGGCAGCCCCGACGAGATCACCCAGGCCAGGAAGCTCGTCAAGGAAGCGGGGTCCCCCAAGGAGAAGATTGTCCTGGCCGGAGCTCCCGCCATCAGCGACACCCTCACCCAGACCCTGCAGGCCCTCGCCGAGGCAGGGCAGAAGATCGGCCTCGACACCACCTACAAGCCCGTGGCCCTCGGGCAGTTCTACGACCTGTTCTCCGGTCCGAAGGGCTGGAAGAGCACCGGTGCCGATGCCTTCGGCTCGCAGTGGAGCCTCCCCGTCGCCGACCCGCAGGCGCTGTACTCGGTGTGGGGCAGTCCGGAGGACTCGTCGAACTACTCGCAGTTCACGGACAGCGCGGCGAGCGAGCTGATCCAGCGGGCTGCCGCGGAAGGGAACACCGGCAAGCGCGAGGCACTGCTCGGCCAGGCCGACGAGCGGCTGTTCGACCGGCTGCCCTGGATACCCGTGGTGGACGTGGCCAACGTCCTGTACCTGAGCGACAGTGTGACGGGGCCGCCGGCCTCCTTCGTGAACTGGTACTCCCCCTGGGCGCAGCAACTCGGGTCGACCAAGTGACGCAGGTGTGACGCACTGCCCGGAACCCACGAAGTGACCGTCCGCACGGTGTGGGGCCGGTGAGGGAACGGGGGAAACGGTCTTGGGTGACAAAGCGCCTGACGCCTTGTCACCCAAGACCGCTTCCGGTGCCGCCGTCCGATCCGCCGGTCTGCCGGTCTGCCGGTCTGCCGGGCCGGTGGTCTGCCGGGCCGGTGGTCTGCCGGTCTGCCGGTCTGCCGGGCCGGTGGTCGCTCAACGTGGTGAGCAAGCGGTAAGTTCCGCCGAAGTCGCCTTTCCCCGGTTCTCAGCCCCTTGGGCCCCTGCACGGCCGCGCTGGGCCCGGAACGTGCTTCGGGGCCCCCGGTGGGCACGGCCATTCGGCGGCAACAGACCGTGGATCACAACAGGGTGGCTTCACAGCTTCGTCCAAGGTGTACAAGAACCGCCCGGCCGTTCGGCGTTGGTGCCTGGGCGTCGGCATGCCCGCCCGCGGCCGAGCCTGGTGCCAGGACATCCGGTGTCAGCGTCCCCGGCCCCAGCGACCTGCTCGCCACAGTCTCAGCACCAACCGGCATCCCTCGCCGCAACCCGACGGAGCACATCCACAGCATGGGTCGCACGCCTCTGACCAGCGCAAACTCCGCAACCGCTATAGCGGTCTGCATGAGAATGACTTGGCACTTCGTCACTCATGTCAGCAACAGTTGAGCGCCATCCGTCAGCGTGGCCAGGCCGTGCTGCGGGCCACGACCCCGGCCATCAACCTCCTGCTGTGCGGACTGGAGCACGACCTGAAGGACGTTCAGGCGGCGAAGGACCTGATGCTGCGACGCCAGGTGAGCGCCCGCCGGTGGGGGCGTGCTGAGGAGAGCGCGGCGGAGAGTCTGAAGCTGTCCCTCATGTACTGCGAACGGGTGCGGGCGGTGCTGGAGGAGACCGAGCGCGATGTGCGGGCGGTGGACTGGGGGCAGGACGTCCCCGAGCTGCTTGCGACGTCCCGCGCGCACCTTCGTGAACGTCACCGGGTGGAACGGGACCTGATGGAGTGGATGCGTGAGGTCCGCAACGACGTGGACGATGCAGAGGTACGGCGCACCTGCGAGCGGATCCTGCGGCTGCCGGAGCGGGCCCATCTGCGGCACACCCAGCTCCTGGAGAAGGTCATCGACGCCCGTCCGGCGTTCCTGCGTTCCCAGGCTGAGCAGCGCTTCAGACCTCCCCCGCGCCTTGCGCTGGTGGGGATGCAGGAGGACGTGCTGGAACCGCTGCTGTGTCTGGGCGCCGACGACGCCGAGGCGGTCGCGAGCGTCTTCGCGGACGCGGCCGGCGGACCGGTCGTCGCGCACGTCCCGCGGCTGCGGGACTGGTGGGCCGCCGCCCAGCGCAACCTCTTCAACCGCATGATCGGCCAGCTCTACCACTGCCTACAACACCGCCAGCTGTTCGACGAACACACCGCGTTCCCCACCGAACTCGCCGCCGCAGCTTGACGCGTTGGCATCGTGAGGTGTCTGCCTTCATGCCCGCGGCCAGCGGCGATCACCCGATCGAGACTCCCGTTCGACGAACACTCCTCAAGCTCGGAACGACAACAGCCACTCAGCCCAGACGGCCGCACCCTGGCCATTAGCGGCACATCTGCCTCCACGATGCTGTGGAATGTCGACTCCCCGATGCGACACAGGCGATTCGCGAGATCTGCCGGACCATCGACACCACACTCATGCCTGAGGAAAGGTCCCGCTACCTACCGGCCCAGCACCCGGACACCGGCTGCCACTCAAGTGCGCCGTGAGGACTAGGAGCCAACCGAGCACGGACTCGGCTACACCCGAACTGACCGCCCGGACATCCCGTGCTCATGCCGCCACGTTCCTGTGTGTGTATGCGGGTGAATGTGTGCCTCTGTGCATGCACTGCTGTCATGCCTGACAACGACGCAGTCCTACGGGCTCGTTGGCGAACCTGGCCGACGCCGAGCGACCGCGACTGGGCACTTCGTCAGTCTCAAGGGTGAGCGCTTCGACCGGCCTGCCCTCCTGGTCCTTGGCGATCACGACCGCCGTCTTCGTCCGACCGTCGACACGGTGCGAGTACAGGACGCGGTCGGTCTCCTCGCGTTCCACGCGGAACCGCGAGGCAACGCCTCCCGGCTCGAACATACGGAAGTAGAGCCTCAGCCCGTCTTCGGTGTCTTGCCGCCGTCGCCCCTCCCCCCAACCGTCGGGCGCACCGCCCCGGGAGATCTCCCCGTTGCACTCCAGCGCCCGGCCGGCAGCGCCCGAGGCGAGCAGCATGGCCTCCGGGGTGTCCTCCTTCACCTTCTCGGTCTCGATGTGGAGCGGACCGCTGTAGGGCGTCGTCGCCGGCCCGTAGTCGATGATCACGTCCTCGTCGTCCTCGGCGCCGCACCCCACGACAGCCACCAGTGCGGCTGCCACCGCGACGAACCCCCTGCGCATGTCCGCCCCCATTCCCGACCGTTCCTTGCGCCACTTCGACGCCGCGGCTGCCCGAAACGTTCTGCGCACCGTCAGCGAGCCGTCCGGAACGCCCTACGGTACGTCCGCGCCGCGACCTCGATCGCCGCGTGCAGAAGCCGGCGCAGCGGGGCGCCGGTGGCGAAGCCGACGCGGCCTGCTGTCTGGTCAGGGCCAACCGTCGGTTTCATGCCCTCACCGGACACGCAGGAGATCATCCTGCCGGACGAGGCCGACGACACATACACATCAGCATTGAGTAGCTCTACTCATGCCGGCATCGGGGTGCGTGGATAGCCTCGCCATACAACGGCGCCAGCGGTCCGAGCACAGGGGCTGGTCAGTGCCATCATGACGCACTCGACTCGGAGTATCAGCCGTGAGCGACCTGAGACCCACGCCGCCTGCGATCTTCTCGCAAGCGGGCAACCGCGGGTTCGGTGATCCGAATGAGCCCGTCTGCGCTTCTGGTGCCGGACCGCAGCGCAAACGCAGAGGTGGGCGAGCGAGAGTGGTAGTTCTGCTGGTGGTCGGGCTGCTGGCCGCTCTCGCGCCTCTCGTGTACACGCAGGC encodes the following:
- a CDS encoding ABC transporter permease — encoded protein: MSALVPARLRLRRGSGGATTVAIRCFGAFAVLLVLLAVCAPLIAPQDPNSGDVLSVLQAPSSEHWLGTDASGRDLFSRLVSGSRTALLGPLVVVLVATSVGTALGVLAAWQRGWVDSLVGRLFDLVFSFPSMLLALLFVTVMSPGLFSAALAVSISFVPAIGRLVRASALREVNEPYVQALYTQGFGPVRLCVRHVLPNLWPVIVAQVTMSFGYAMVELAGISFLGLGVQDPTADWGKMINTGQSSIVRGFPQESLYAGIALVLAVVCFIGLGDLLSGRREGGRR
- a CDS encoding ABC transporter permease; the encoded protein is MAIAEHSLPRSAGRQWTGVLVAAAGRLTQMALTLLVASFLIFTALQLAPGDPVEIMLGAKAGDPEAVQRLNAQFHFDRPLLVQYGHWLTGLLHGDLGTSFTLRENVSSLIAARIPTTALLVAYGGVLVLVFGFVVGLVAARAGRAADTGISVLLSVALATPTYVIAIVLITVFSLYLNWFPVFGSGDGLLGRLHHLTLPAVTLALSSSAAIARVTRAAVKEEERRDHVTTAVARGLDPGTVVRRHVVRNALLPITTIAGIVAAGLIAGTVIVENAFGLDGVGSLLVQAITRKDYAVVQSTSILVIAAFLLVNALVDVLYGLIDPRTRTGGTR
- a CDS encoding ATP-binding cassette domain-containing protein; this translates as MISQESQQSPEAQGRAGSAADPGDATAPVVRVRDLHKTFQPRGLLKSGGPVVAVDGVSLALPAGSTLAVVGESGSGKTTLARMIMGIETPTSGSVEFFGKAQPRRLRTRDRRAHARVIQMVFQNPYRSLDPRQSVGAAVDEVLRLHFDLGRPDTRARTAELFDLVRLSPTLLDALPRELSGGQRQRVCIARALATNPRAIVLDEAVAALDVLVQAQVLNLLADVQEETDVSYLFVTHDLAVVRQVADDVLVMRSGRVVEQGRAEEVLDHPEHPYTRLLRDSVPRPGWKPARRPTDDSPAMPV
- a CDS encoding ABC transporter substrate-binding protein; this encodes MTACLALATACGGGAAPAGKKAPAVKDWATTTPQATGNLDSVNWNLILEPTTLDPQQADNYGVNDVLANMCESLQTLNPDFSISDGLASLKVENGGKRLVYSIDAKARFWDGQPVTGADAAFSLNRAWHPSAQQAPRYDHYFKAVTAVRATGPREVTVDLKHPDLLFQKMMATFAGSVVQARYSKAHPDYGKPTVPPMCSGPYTFRSWKTGSTLTLERNEKYWRGVTAKTRQVKFSFLQGDSSQTRALTGGAIQGMYQPPTSALSTLGSHGKVYYGRSLLSFYLVPTAKTGPLQDPRIRKALFLALNRTAVARTAFGGGAVASRSLLPADVYGPVEATRSEGTGGSPDEITQARKLVKEAGSPKEKIVLAGAPAISDTLTQTLQALAEAGQKIGLDTTYKPVALGQFYDLFSGPKGWKSTGADAFGSQWSLPVADPQALYSVWGSPEDSSNYSQFTDSAASELIQRAAAEGNTGKREALLGQADERLFDRLPWIPVVDVANVLYLSDSVTGPPASFVNWYSPWAQQLGSTK
- a CDS encoding amidohydrolase translates to MNIAFVNGRRYVTGVGTRPGGVAVREGRIIAVGPDSGVLEAAGPAAEIVDAAGGLISPAFGDAHTHPTMGGLQLGQCHLDHCTSAEECLDVIAAYAADHPDEPWILGGGWSMAHFPRGTPHRGLLDRVVPDRPVFLRNRDHHGAWANSRALALAGVDATTADPADGRIERDPDGGPAGTLHEGAVQLVARVAPAPTRRALVEGLLRGQEHCLAQGITQWQDALLRVLGSGLDAMDVYLDVLADGALKARVNGALWWDRDRGTGQITDLVARRERARGHDSPGNGVRGHDDLFRADAVKIMLDGVTESFTASLSRPYRDRCGHDTGNRGLSFIDRDVLREVVATVDAHGFQAHFHAIGDQAVTDALDAVAHARRVNGDSGLRHHVAHLQIVRPEDVPRFARLGAVANIQPLWARHDSQMRELTIPFLDPSLADRQYPFLDLHRAGAVLAGGSDWPVTSASPLEGMHVAVNRTAEHAPPDAEPFLPHQRLPLVVAWDAYTHGVAHLNGRERQTGRLEPGHLADLVLLDRDPFLGSRHEIAETAVVGTWLGGRQVYGHP
- a CDS encoding ABC transporter ATP-binding protein, whose product is MTPLLEVDGLRLALGGPGRLEQELLHGVSFTVGAGETVGIVGESGSGKTLTIRAVAALHPPSARIDGDIRFDGRSVPAMSPRELTRLRRDHVAMVFQDPHAAINPVHRIGDLLTETYRRDGRGQRRDATARAQELLHQVRIKDPARVLGCFPHELSGGMLQRVMIAAALMRDPRLLLADEPTTALDVTTQAEVVALIAELRRERGTSLVFITHDIELVGALCDRILVMYRGRIVEELTSAQLHDGKISHPYTEALLACRPDITRRRHRLPAVPADAFEEGWAAQ